GCGCCCACGCGCGCAGCGCTGAATACCGCATTCTTGAAGAGGGGAAATGAGGCATGAGCAAATTCTGGAGCCCTTTCGTCAAGGACCTCGTGCCTTACGTACCCGGTGAACAGCCGAAACTGACCAAACTGGTCAAGCTCAACACCAACGAAAACCCCTACGGCCCATCGCCTAAGGCGCTGGCGGCAATGCAGGCCGAATTGAACGACAACCTGCGTCTGTACCCGGACCCGAACAGCGACCTGCTCAAGCAGGCCGTGGCCAGCTATTACGGGATCGATGCGGGCAAGGTATTCCTCGGCAACGGTTCCGACGAAGTCCTGGCGCACATTTTTTACGGCTTGTTCCAGCATGACCTGCCGCTGCTGTTTCCGGACATCAGCTACAGCTTCTATCCGGTGTACTGCGGCCTCTACGGCATCACCTTCGACGCCGTGCCGTTGGACGAGCGCTTCCAGATTCGCGTGGCTGACTATGCGCGGCCCAATGGCGGGATCATCTTCCCCAACCCGAACGCGCCGACTGGCTGCGTGCTGGCGCTGGACGCGGTGGAGCAGATCCTCAAGGCCAGCCCGGACTCGGTGGTGGTGGTCGATGAAGCCTATATCGACTTCGGTGGCGAAACCGCCATCAGCCTGGTGGATCGCTACCCGAACCTGCTGGTGACGCAGACCCTGTCCAAGTCGCGCTCACTGGCCGGGCTACGCGTCGGGTTGGCGGTAGGTCACCCGGACCTGATCGAAGCGCTGGAGCGAGTCAAGAACAGCTTCAACTCCTATCCGCTGGATCGGCTGGCGATTGTCGGTGCGGCGGCGGCGTTCGAGGACCGTGAGTATTTCGAGAAAACCTGCCAACGGGTGATCGACAGCCGCGACAAGCTCGTCGCGCAACTGGAAGGCAAAGGGTTTGAGGTGTTGCCGTCAGCGGCCAACTTCATCTTCGCGCGCCATCCACGGCACGACGCTGCTGGCCTCGCGGCCAAACTGCGTGAGCAAGGGGTGATCGTGCGGCACTTCAAGCAAGAGCGGATTGCTCAGTTCCTGCGGATCAGCATCGGTACGCCGGAGCAGAACCAGGCGCTGATCGATGGGCTTGGCGAGCTCTAAGCCACACTGAAGATCAAAAAAATGTGGGAGGGGGCAAGCCCCCACATTGTTTTGCAGCGTTGCTTCGATGATCGTTCCCACGCTCCCGCGTGGGAATGTAGCCCGTGACGCTCTGCGTCGCCTGTGCACAGTAATCGAAATTCGCCGCGGTTGGCGAGACGCGGAGCGTCTCAGGAGGCATTCCCACGCAGAGCGCGGGAACGATCAACATGACTTCTGAATTGAGTCCAATAAGACAGTTGCTCCCACATTGGGTTCTGCGGTGTTGGTTCGAGTAGCGTCTCCGGCCAGTACGCCGCAGCAGAACCTGGAGCTGATTGATGGGTTTGGCGAGCTTTAAGCCACACTGAAGATCAAAAAAATGTGGGAGGGGGCTTGCCCCCGATGGCGGTGTCTCAGTCGATACATCAGTGACTGACACGGCGCTATCGGGGGCAAGCCCCCTCCCACATTGGTTTTGCGTTGACCGTTAGATCAGCGGTTCATCGGGCTTTTTGTTCTTCCAGCCATCGTTGCCCGGCAGCAGCAGGTTCAAACCAATCGCTACCACCGCGCACAGGGCGATGCCCTTAAGGCCGAAATCATCCGGGCCGGTGCCGGTACCCACCAGCACGCCGCCAATTCCGAATACCAGGGTCACCGACACAATCACCAGATTGCGCGCTTCACCCAGGTCGATCTTGTGGC
This region of Pseudomonas sp. MUP55 genomic DNA includes:
- the hisC gene encoding histidinol-phosphate transaminase — translated: MSKFWSPFVKDLVPYVPGEQPKLTKLVKLNTNENPYGPSPKALAAMQAELNDNLRLYPDPNSDLLKQAVASYYGIDAGKVFLGNGSDEVLAHIFYGLFQHDLPLLFPDISYSFYPVYCGLYGITFDAVPLDERFQIRVADYARPNGGIIFPNPNAPTGCVLALDAVEQILKASPDSVVVVDEAYIDFGGETAISLVDRYPNLLVTQTLSKSRSLAGLRVGLAVGHPDLIEALERVKNSFNSYPLDRLAIVGAAAAFEDREYFEKTCQRVIDSRDKLVAQLEGKGFEVLPSAANFIFARHPRHDAAGLAAKLREQGVIVRHFKQERIAQFLRISIGTPEQNQALIDGLGEL